Proteins found in one Legionella pneumophila subsp. pascullei genomic segment:
- a CDS encoding reprolysin-like metallopeptidase — protein sequence MIRTFLTAFLMLLCSLALAQEKVITHFFKEVNSSIAISEGKANIQASRYRVVDIDVNQLYAELENAPHRDGISTGIPLQLELPQPDGTVKRYQVMENSTLAPELSTKFPEIKTYDAYGVDNPGELVKFDLTPQGFHAMILSPGRDTVFIDPLIKGNTQYYMIYYKKDFITSKKMKCGVKNQNQPLINAASKRDFTDFNPCVLKKYRLALAATAQYTQFHGGTVPQALAAETTTVNRVNGIFEIDMAITMQIIANNNLIIYTDPNTQPYTSGDPDKMIGENQANIDKEIGAANYDIGHVVDAAGSGLAQTPSVCINGEKAMGVTGQSNPVGDPFDVGYVAHEIGHQFGANHVQNNNCQRNNPTAVEPGSGSTIMSYAGICDPNVQDDSDPYFNGISLQEMGNFVSDATHTCPVKTSIPSAPVIQGTNGGVKIPAQTPFALTATATKSGGNEALTFAWEQQNNEASQQPPVSTSRVGPNFRSFSPQVLGTRYFPNLNALANNGPFTWEVLPSVSRTLKFRVTVRRNTPGGSCNAYTDTTLSVESKAGPFVVTNPTESGITWTGISPRTVTWDVANTNLPPINARFVNILLSIDGGQTFPFTLLSNVDNTGSEVICVPNLNSSTARIMVQASNGTFFNVSKNNLTIIPVPPRPPELTRADRNPMDTSKAFVLYANCIPTGNDVYTVNGLPPGATVRFDANNRRFVIENINTPKRVRNVTITATDENGVSRTSNAITIPSIL from the coding sequence ATGATAAGGACGTTTCTTACAGCATTCCTCATGCTGCTTTGTTCACTTGCTTTAGCACAAGAAAAGGTTATCACTCATTTTTTTAAGGAAGTTAATTCTTCCATAGCTATTTCAGAAGGAAAAGCGAATATCCAGGCAAGCCGATATCGTGTTGTTGATATCGATGTTAACCAGCTTTACGCAGAATTGGAAAATGCGCCTCATCGTGATGGTATAAGCACAGGCATACCCCTTCAACTTGAACTTCCTCAGCCGGATGGAACTGTAAAACGTTATCAAGTGATGGAAAACAGCACTTTAGCTCCCGAATTAAGTACAAAATTTCCAGAAATTAAAACGTATGACGCCTATGGGGTTGATAATCCAGGGGAATTAGTAAAGTTTGATCTGACACCTCAAGGTTTTCATGCCATGATCTTAAGTCCGGGTAGAGATACAGTCTTTATTGATCCTTTAATAAAGGGTAATACGCAGTACTACATGATTTATTACAAAAAAGATTTCATTACTTCCAAAAAAATGAAGTGCGGTGTGAAAAATCAAAATCAACCTCTTATAAATGCGGCTTCAAAAAGAGATTTCACTGATTTTAATCCCTGTGTATTAAAAAAATATCGTCTTGCATTGGCGGCAACGGCACAATATACCCAATTTCATGGGGGTACAGTACCTCAAGCACTTGCTGCAGAGACAACAACTGTCAACAGGGTCAACGGTATCTTTGAAATCGATATGGCAATCACGATGCAAATTATTGCTAATAACAATTTGATTATTTACACAGATCCGAATACCCAGCCCTATACCAGCGGCGATCCTGATAAAATGATTGGTGAAAATCAGGCAAATATCGATAAAGAGATTGGAGCAGCTAATTACGATATAGGTCATGTGGTTGACGCCGCTGGCAGTGGATTGGCTCAAACTCCAAGCGTGTGTATAAACGGTGAAAAAGCAATGGGTGTAACTGGGCAAAGTAATCCTGTTGGAGACCCATTTGATGTCGGTTATGTTGCCCATGAAATAGGACATCAATTTGGTGCGAATCATGTACAAAATAATAATTGTCAAAGAAATAATCCTACTGCTGTAGAGCCTGGAAGCGGCAGTACGATTATGAGCTATGCGGGAATTTGCGACCCTAATGTCCAAGATGATTCTGATCCCTATTTTAATGGTATTAGTTTGCAAGAAATGGGGAATTTTGTTTCTGATGCAACACATACTTGTCCTGTAAAGACATCAATACCCTCTGCTCCGGTAATTCAAGGAACGAATGGCGGGGTTAAAATACCAGCACAAACGCCTTTTGCTCTAACTGCTACAGCAACTAAAAGTGGAGGTAATGAGGCATTAACTTTTGCATGGGAGCAACAGAATAATGAAGCATCACAGCAGCCTCCTGTCAGCACCTCAAGAGTTGGACCAAATTTTAGAAGTTTCTCTCCTCAAGTATTGGGGACACGTTATTTTCCCAATTTAAATGCCTTGGCTAATAATGGTCCCTTTACCTGGGAAGTTTTACCTTCAGTCTCCCGCACTTTGAAGTTCAGGGTAACCGTACGCAGGAATACTCCCGGAGGTTCTTGCAATGCTTATACAGATACTACCTTATCTGTAGAAAGTAAGGCTGGACCTTTTGTAGTGACGAATCCCACCGAGTCAGGTATTACCTGGACTGGTATCTCACCAAGGACAGTCACTTGGGACGTAGCCAATACTAACCTTCCTCCAATAAATGCCCGATTTGTAAACATTCTATTATCAATAGATGGAGGGCAAACTTTTCCTTTTACCCTCTTATCAAATGTCGACAATACAGGAAGTGAGGTAATCTGTGTTCCTAATCTGAATTCGTCAACAGCAAGAATTATGGTGCAGGCATCAAATGGGACTTTTTTTAATGTTTCCAAAAACAATTTGACTATTATTCCAGTTCCACCTCGACCACCAGAGTTAACGCGCGCTGATCGAAATCCTATGGATACTTCTAAGGCTTTTGTTCTCTATGCAAATTGCATTCCAACTGGCAATGATGTGTATACGGTGAATGGATTGCCCCCTGGTGCAACAGTAAGATTTGATGCAAATAATCGACGATTTGTCATTGAGAATATTAATACACCGAAAAGAGTGCGGAATGTGACTATAACCGCAACGGATGAAAACGGTGTTAGCAGAACTTCAAATGCAATTACTATCCCCAGTATTTTATAA
- a CDS encoding GNAT family N-acetyltransferase: MMNIRQLKSGDEANLETFLKSHTDKSMFLRSNLYHSGLHYQDKPFHGDYFASFDNSETITGVLAHYWNGNVIVQCPDLNVLRTLVDTFQKSVTREIAGILGEEQQADVVIKHLQLEHIDYSVNYPDGLYELNLQNLVMPGNTGGYQLKEAKHCDKRLLYEWFRAYHIEALGAEDDSSRLKDQVENEVKSTLQGNERWILEVDGIPVSLCGFNARLPDIVQIGPVWTPVDLRGRGYARTVVALSLDVAKKGGVSRAVLFTNNEAAVRAYQAVGFNKVGNYRLAILKKPIFLKCSL, translated from the coding sequence ATGATGAATATCAGGCAATTAAAATCAGGTGACGAAGCCAACTTGGAAACTTTTTTAAAGTCCCATACGGATAAGAGTATGTTTTTGCGTAGTAATCTTTATCATTCCGGGTTGCATTATCAAGACAAACCTTTTCATGGTGATTATTTTGCTTCTTTTGATAATTCTGAAACGATTACCGGCGTATTAGCCCATTATTGGAACGGCAATGTAATCGTGCAGTGTCCTGATTTAAATGTATTAAGAACTCTAGTGGACACTTTTCAAAAAAGCGTGACCAGAGAAATTGCAGGTATTCTCGGTGAAGAGCAACAAGCCGATGTAGTTATTAAACACCTCCAGCTCGAACACATAGATTATTCCGTGAATTACCCGGATGGGTTATATGAGCTCAATTTACAGAATCTGGTAATGCCTGGTAACACGGGCGGATATCAACTGAAAGAAGCCAAACACTGTGATAAGCGTTTATTATATGAGTGGTTTAGAGCTTATCATATCGAGGCTTTAGGTGCTGAAGATGACAGTTCAAGATTAAAAGATCAAGTAGAAAATGAAGTTAAAAGTACTCTCCAAGGCAATGAACGTTGGATTTTAGAGGTGGATGGCATTCCTGTCTCATTATGTGGTTTTAACGCAAGACTACCGGATATTGTCCAAATTGGGCCAGTGTGGACACCAGTTGATTTGCGCGGGCGCGGATATGCTCGAACCGTTGTTGCGCTTAGTCTTGATGTAGCCAAAAAAGGAGGGGTCAGTCGAGCGGTATTATTTACTAATAATGAAGCCGCAGTTCGAGCTTACCAGGCAGTTGGTTTTAATAAAGTAGGTAATTATCGATTGGCCATATTAAAAAAACCAATATTCCTAAAGTGTTCATTGTGA
- a CDS encoding outer membrane beta-barrel protein has translation MNRYPIFFLVLCVFALESHAGLYSGINLGINAVKINKNLVYPLEDPVPTTSSFNNAYTDFHGQLIAGYDFSLAPKISAAVEANIDLFTGKAKHRITEWYFDEDVYAEEQLKVGYSLFLLPTYHLNDMVQFFVGPGVSSSRFNIAFSNTAGNVGVSDSLNEWLTGISVKAGSITKLTRNIDLLLTYQFTQYNSVTGVQMEPLSEDTLRGSYKPNVNTVLIGFKVHPSDEITKDT, from the coding sequence ATGAATAGATACCCCATATTTTTTTTAGTTCTTTGTGTTTTTGCACTGGAATCTCATGCCGGCTTGTATTCTGGAATTAATTTGGGAATCAATGCTGTTAAAATCAATAAAAATCTGGTTTACCCGCTGGAAGATCCTGTGCCAACAACTTCCAGTTTTAATAATGCTTATACTGATTTTCATGGACAATTGATCGCAGGTTATGATTTTTCTCTTGCCCCAAAAATATCTGCTGCAGTTGAAGCAAATATTGACCTATTTACAGGTAAGGCAAAACACAGAATCACCGAATGGTATTTTGATGAGGATGTTTATGCAGAAGAGCAGTTAAAAGTAGGTTATTCGTTATTTTTGTTACCCACCTATCATTTAAATGACATGGTTCAGTTTTTTGTAGGTCCAGGCGTGTCATCAAGTCGATTTAATATTGCTTTTAGTAATACTGCTGGAAACGTAGGGGTCAGTGATAGTTTGAATGAATGGCTGACCGGGATAAGTGTTAAGGCGGGTTCAATAACGAAGCTGACTCGTAATATAGACTTACTTTTAACCTATCAATTCACACAATATAACAGTGTTACCGGGGTTCAAATGGAACCTTTATCCGAAGATACGTTGAGAGGGAGCTATAAGCCAAACGTAAACACAGTGCTAATAGGTTTTAAAGTACACCCTTCAGATGAAATCACAAAAGACACTTAA
- a CDS encoding CatB-related O-acetyltransferase — MKPTYEKHWSKIEYLHQSVKNPNIHIKGKHSYYSDAWTGRFEETVVRYLYGDEYSLKTWQPQWPIDQLYIGDYVCIAAEAIILLGGNHNHRADWFCLYPFADKYVDAYQGKGDTIIEDGAWIGMRAVIMPGVTIGEGAIVAANSIVTKNVEPYSIVAGNPAQLVKKRFADDVIERILALGIYSWSEAKFNLLKNYICSNNIDKLEQASRSYDQNHTIESK; from the coding sequence ATGAAACCTACTTATGAAAAGCACTGGTCTAAAATCGAATATCTACATCAAAGCGTAAAAAATCCAAACATTCATATCAAAGGTAAACACAGCTATTATAGTGATGCCTGGACTGGTCGTTTTGAAGAAACCGTCGTTCGGTATCTTTATGGAGATGAATACAGTTTAAAAACCTGGCAACCACAATGGCCGATCGACCAACTATACATTGGAGATTATGTCTGCATTGCTGCTGAAGCGATAATCCTGTTGGGAGGAAACCATAATCATCGAGCGGACTGGTTTTGTTTGTATCCATTTGCAGACAAATATGTAGATGCTTATCAGGGCAAAGGCGATACTATTATTGAGGATGGTGCCTGGATCGGGATGCGTGCTGTTATTATGCCTGGTGTTACTATTGGCGAAGGAGCAATCGTGGCAGCAAACAGTATTGTCACCAAAAATGTGGAGCCCTATAGCATTGTTGCTGGAAATCCTGCGCAACTAGTTAAAAAAAGATTTGCAGATGATGTGATTGAACGAATTCTGGCGTTAGGTATTTATTCCTGGAGTGAAGCCAAATTTAACTTGTTAAAAAACTATATTTGCAGCAATAACATAGATAAATTGGAGCAGGCAAGCAGGAGCTATGATCAAAACCATACCATAGAAAGCAAATGA
- a CDS encoding bestrophin family protein gives MVSYLFSEVHFTHALKKVLGISVLVGVYSAIIYFWFEQVNLHSSNWLSYSQSVFGIILGLLLVFRSNRAYERWWEARTLWGQLVNASRNLAIKIRVLLLPNTDEAKKFSELINTFCEVLAIHLRQKSTRDDFKKFLAMTNLPNHVPSYIAQELYRELSDKTKASKRLNLWLLDNEFSKFMDICGGCERIKNTFISLSFRVFVKHVFIIFILFLPCSLIDTLGVWAIPATIIITYLIIAIEGIARNLEEPFGLTEDHLNLGSITESIRESVNEVLLGQNSNEESNSI, from the coding sequence ATGGTTAGCTATTTATTTTCAGAAGTACATTTCACCCATGCTCTAAAGAAAGTACTTGGAATAAGTGTTTTAGTTGGTGTTTACAGCGCAATTATTTATTTTTGGTTTGAACAAGTTAACTTGCATTCCAGTAACTGGCTATCCTATTCACAAAGTGTATTTGGCATCATTTTAGGTTTGCTTCTGGTTTTTAGAAGCAATCGGGCTTATGAGCGTTGGTGGGAAGCGAGAACTCTGTGGGGCCAATTAGTCAATGCCAGTCGTAATTTAGCAATAAAAATCAGGGTATTGTTATTGCCTAATACCGATGAAGCTAAAAAATTTTCTGAACTCATCAACACATTTTGCGAGGTATTGGCTATCCATTTGAGACAAAAAAGTACTCGTGATGACTTTAAAAAGTTTTTAGCAATGACAAATCTTCCCAATCATGTGCCCTCTTATATTGCCCAGGAGCTGTATCGTGAGCTTTCTGACAAGACAAAAGCATCGAAAAGATTGAATCTATGGTTATTGGATAACGAATTTAGCAAATTTATGGACATTTGCGGCGGTTGCGAGCGCATTAAAAATACATTTATCTCGCTTTCATTTCGGGTTTTTGTAAAGCATGTATTCATTATTTTTATCCTTTTTTTACCTTGCAGCCTAATCGATACGCTTGGAGTTTGGGCAATACCTGCTACCATTATTATTACCTATTTAATTATCGCCATAGAGGGAATTGCTCGAAATTTGGAAGAACCATTTGGTTTAACAGAAGATCACTTAAACCTTGGTTCAATAACAGAAAGCATTAGAGAAAGTGTCAATGAAGTCTTGCTAGGACAGAACTCTAATGAAGAATCCAATTCAATTTAG
- a CDS encoding sterol desaturase family protein encodes MDSLDLDFYAITRAFLFFALVGLMVFFEYFFSCHHLGKAGVRKRRINNWCLGIVNIIVAFPLSTLTAAAYCEYYQIGLFNLLKMPFWLVFILWFIMYDLYVYLFHRLSHVTSLWHFHKIHHSDKSLNVTTSFRFHPIEYVLFNVLKIVLIMLLGPYFFVLLISDFIQAVLVFWGHSNIGLNVKLERALSRIIITPRYHVLHHTQDECRRNYTSGLTLWDYLFHTHTEPIWNKEDINKLTLGIRTKTNDIEFKNLLLINKLIHFVGKPQFVYFKFPLITIGIVITFGIVEFY; translated from the coding sequence ATGGATTCTCTAGATTTAGATTTTTATGCCATTACCAGAGCTTTTTTATTTTTTGCACTTGTTGGTTTGATGGTGTTTTTTGAATATTTCTTTAGTTGTCATCATTTAGGCAAAGCAGGAGTTCGAAAACGTAGAATCAATAATTGGTGTCTGGGAATTGTTAATATTATAGTTGCTTTTCCTCTTAGCACTTTAACTGCGGCTGCCTATTGTGAATATTATCAAATAGGGTTGTTTAACTTGCTGAAGATGCCTTTTTGGCTTGTCTTTATTTTATGGTTCATAATGTATGATTTGTACGTGTACTTATTTCATCGCCTAAGTCATGTTACTTCCTTATGGCATTTTCATAAAATACATCATTCCGACAAATCACTTAACGTAACAACAAGTTTTAGATTTCATCCCATTGAATATGTTTTATTCAATGTTTTAAAGATAGTTTTGATTATGCTGTTGGGTCCTTATTTCTTTGTTTTATTAATCTCTGATTTTATTCAAGCAGTTCTTGTATTCTGGGGGCACAGCAACATTGGTCTAAATGTTAAACTTGAGCGAGCACTATCTCGAATAATTATTACTCCGAGATATCATGTGTTGCATCATACTCAAGATGAATGTAGAAGAAATTATACTTCAGGATTAACACTATGGGACTATTTATTTCATACTCACACAGAACCTATTTGGAATAAAGAGGATATCAATAAATTAACTCTCGGAATCCGAACAAAAACAAATGATATTGAATTTAAAAATCTCTTGTTAATAAATAAATTAATCCATTTTGTTGGCAAACCACAATTTGTCTATTTCAAATTCCCGCTTATTACAATAGGAATTGTAATAACTTTTGGAATAGTTGAATTTTATTAA